The genomic region tgtgaggccctgagttcaaaccccagtaccaaaaaaaaaaggtattgggGTGAGATATAGCTCAACAGAAAGCCCACGCTTGCTTAGTTtgcatgagtccctgggttcaatagcaccaaaaaaaaaaaaaaaaaaaaaaaaaggaggaatggggaaagagaaagagagaaagaaagaaaaaggccaagcatggtggtatactgtaaccccagctatttgggaagtggaggtaggaagatcaaggtccaagagcagcctaggcaaagttagcatgataCCCTATCTGAACTAAAGGCAAAAGGCTGGGTGCATGGCTTGGCTCCAGTGCTAGCCCACTATCCCAGCCCCCAGGAGCAcgcacatgctcacacacacacatagtgcgTTATTTACTCACTTTATAGATAGGGATTCCCAGGCAGACAAGGTTGCACAAGCAGATTTGAACCCAGACACTTGGCCGTAGAGGTCACACTGTCACCTTCATCTCTAAATGCCATGGACACACATGCCTATAGCCATGGTGGCATCCCTTTCCTTAAGGCTGCCTTCCAGCCCCTGTACTATGTCCTGGCTCTCATTACAGGGGCTGCATGGAAGCTCCTGTCTGGTGTACGGGAAGGCCAAACCCAAGTGGACACTCCCCAGATAGGGGACATGGCCTACTGGTCCCACCCCATTGACCTGCACTTCGCCACCAAAGGTCTCCAAGGTGGGTACCAGACCTGGGACCTGTAGCATCCAAAGCAGCTTTGGCCAGGAACACCATCTTGTCCCTACTCCCCATACGTCCAGCAAGCCTGCCCTAAAGCTAAGCTGAGGCCTCCCCAGGCCTGAGTCATGGGAGGTCCCAAGCACATGGAGGGGCTGAGGCTGGGGTGGAGGAGAGATGGGAAGGTGAGCGTCAGGATGGAGAGGAGGTGGCTTCCAGGTAAAAGGACAGTCCCTTCAatgaggaggctgaggagggTTTATGAGAGttagagaggggaagggagggagggagagaggggcaaggAGTGACTGCCATTCCCCCTTCCTCACTGCTCAAGGGAAAAGTGAGTATTGGAGGGAAGAGGACAGCAGTAAACCTTTTCTCGTAGAAAGTGCAGCAGATTCCCGGAAATAGGTTATTTCCACAATATCAGTAAGTGCCTGCCATGTCCACCCTGGGTTGGGTGATGCTGGGGAGACATCTGTGATCAAGACCCTTCTTCCCACCCCTGCCCTCAGGGGCTCCATCCTGTGGgacacagacctgtctccaggcAGGGCCAGGCTGGGATTGGGGATGGTAGAGGCCGTGGGAGCCCAGAAGAGGTGAGCTTGCCAGGTAGGCCAGAGAGGGCCTCCTTGGGGAGGACTTTGAGCTTTGCTATGAAGGGAGTTAACAAGGCTGAAGAGTGAGGGATGGGAGAGGGTTTTCAACAGAGAGCCACATGTGGGAGGCTGAAAGGGAAGAGTGAACCAGAACATTTGAGGACCATGAAGAGCAGGACTGTTGGGGTCGGGGCAGGGCTGAGGCCATCTCCTGAAGGCACTGGGGAGCCAGAACAGTCTTCCTGACTGCTGTGTGCTTGATGCATTGAAGGGTGAGGCAGAGAACTCTGCTTTCAGCTCTTCAGGCCCCCAGCCCTCAGTCTGGCATCACCCTTGCTTCTCTTTTCCCAGCCCCCAATTCTGTCCACTAAGAAATCCTGTTAGCTCTAAAACTCTGTTTGAAATACATCCTAATTTCCACTTTCACCCCCTTTCTCCTGCACCTGATGTGTCCATCTGCATCTTTCACCTGGACTATTTTGTAGCATCTTTACTGTGCTCCCACCCTCAACCTTTAGGGTGTGCGCCCCACACAGCCAGCAGGGCTTGGGGACCACGTAAATCGAGTCATGTTTCCTCCTCTGAGTAGAACCTTCCAGTGGTCCCTGTCTCACTCAGAGTCTTACATCACATGGCCCTGCATGATCTGGCTGTCACCTgttccctttctctgcctccaaTCTAGCCCTACTGGCCCCACCACACCCTCTcccacctcaggacctttgcagcGACTGTCCCCTCTAGCTAGGATCTCTCTTCCTCTAAATGTCCACATGGCCCAGTGCCTTCCCTCCTTCAAGCATATGCACAAATGTCACCTTCCTGGTGAAACTATCTCCTTCCCCAAActgcatccccacccccaccctcccctGCCTTATTTTCCTCCAGAGCAGTTATCACCATCTGACATACCCTGTAATTTGCTTATTTACTGTGTTCGTTGTCTCAGATGTCAGCTTCACAGAGCAGGATTTTTGTCTGCTGTGTTCACCTCTGTGTCCCCAGCTCCTAGAACAGGGTCTAGCACAGAGGAGAGCTCAGAATGGAGAGAGATCTGGGTCTCCAAACACTTTGACTACCTGGTTGAGAAGCTGAACTGTGTTCTGAGGACATGGCAAACCTGAGAAGGGGAAAGAGATGCCTTCAGCTGCTGAGTGGCAGTAGACTAGGAGGCGAAGAAAGAAAGCCTTGGGTCCAGGGGAAGGACAAGGCAGGTCCATGAGAAGGGGAGGCAGAAGGCATCCGGGACAAGACTCAAGATACTTACCTGGGGACTGGAAGAGCTGTGGGCTGTCCTGATGGGTGGTATTAAAGAGGCCACAGACACACACCAGCAGAGGCCATATCTGAAGGGCCTTGAATATTGAAGAGGTTGGACTTTATACTAAGGGCACTGGGAAGCCATGGAAGGTTCTGAGAATATGCATGTAGATCTCTTTGGTGCTGTTTGGGAATGGGGTCAGGAAATGGGGCCCCAGAGAGGAAGCTCTGGAGCAGTAACCAAAGGCCAAAAGGAACAGGCCTAAGTCTCCAGTGGGTATTAGGGGAGGGGGGGGACCCATAAGCAGGAAGCTGGCCCCCCCATTCCTCTTCTCTCCATCCTGTCCTGCAGGCTGGCCCCGGCTCCATCTCCAGGTGTGGTCCCAGGACAGCTTTGGCCGCTGCCAGCTCGCAGGCTATGGCTTTTGCCACGTGCCCAgcagcccaggcacccatcagcTGGACTGCCCCACATGGCGGCCCTTGGGAAGCTGGCGGGAACAGCTGGCAAGAGCCTTTGTGGGTGGTGGACCACAGTTGCTACATGCGGATACCATCTACAGTGGGGCTGACCGCTACCGCCTGCACACCACCGCTGGTGGCACTGTGCACCTTGAGCTGGGCCTACTGCTGCGGCACTTCGACCGCTATGGCGTTGAATACTGAGGGATCCCATGGCTAACAGTTGGTGTCATCTACAGTAGTGGATACCCTTGGGCACAGAATGGCACAGTGGTCATGATCATGGGCTCTGGAGACTGTCAGACCTGACCGCAGGCAAGGCATGGCCCTGCTTCTGTCCCTGTTGGGAACTCATGCCCTGTAACTCCCCTGGAGGCAAGTCTCCTTGTGTGAACCACGGGGCAGGAAGCCTGTGGGCCACAGGGTTGCAGGAAACAAGGCTGCATAGCACATGGTCAATAAAGGCGTGCGTTTCTCAGAGGTTCGGTGCCTTCCTGACCCCCCCACCGCCCCCCCCACGTCAGCTGTCAAGAGTCCCCATGCCCCCTGATGCTATTCTCAGGCCCCCATCTTCCTACAGACCCTCTGCCCCAGTTTCTCACTCTCTTCCCTTTCTGGGTGCTCTTCCTCTGGTCCTCCCTCCTCTGTGTCCCCATTCTCTGATGACACCCTCCCTACCAGGTCATTTTTCCCGTTGACCCTACACCAACCCCCAAAGTCACGGCGCACCTCGGTCTCGGGCTTTGGTAGTGCTCGGCCGCCAGGAGGCAGCACCCTGTTGGTGGGGCGGAGCCGGGTGCCCGCCCCCTCCCTGCAGGGCTGAAGGGACCCCCCTCGGAGCCCGCCCACGCGAGATGAGGACGGTGGCCCCCCCATGCCCTCCCCCTGGGACTGCCCCCGCCCCGCGCGCTTCCTGGGTGGGGCCGGGGCGGCTTCAAAACCCCCGCCGCCCCCAGCCggtccccgccgccgccgcccttcGCGCCCCGGACCgtccccctcctcctcccgccGCGGATCCGCCAGACAGCGAGGCCCCCGGCCGGGGCAGGGGGGACGCCCCTCCGGGGCACCCCCGGCTCTGAGCCGCCCGCGGGGCCAGCCTCCGCCCGAAGCCGGGGAAGGAGCCGCCGAGGAGCAGCCCGAGGCCCCAGAGGCTGAGACGAGCCGCAGCCGCCGCCACTgcggggaggagggggaggaggagcgGGAGGAGGGACGGGCTGGttgggagaagaggaaaaaaagttttGAGACTTTTCCGCTGCCGCTGGGAGCCGGAGACGCGGGGACGGCTGGGCGCAGCGCTGCCCCGCGAGGAGGCAGGACCTGGGGACTCCAGACCGCCCCGCTCACCGCCGCGGACGCTGGCTCCGTCCCTGCCCCCTACACAGCGTTCCCCGGGCACCCCCATTCCGGACCAGCCCCAGGAGCCGCAAACCCCGCCTCCCGCGAAGACTTCACCCCAGACCTGGGGCGCACCCCCTGCACGCCCGTCTCCCGAGCCCCCCGCATCCCAGGACCCTCTCTCCTCTGGGAGTCCGATCTGTCTCAGACCTGCCACCGCTCCCCCATTCAAGACCACCCACCTTTTGGTACCAGATCTCGCCCATCTCGatttccacccccccacccccgtacCGTGGGATACTGAGACACCCTGTGTCAGAGCCTCCTCGCAACCCCTGCTTTTTTCTCCCTGAggacctcagttttctcctgGGACCCTTCTACCTTTCCCCCGGGAGATTCTCAACTCCTGCAGGGGCGGGGCCTCCCCATCCCACCTCTGTCGGGTTCGCGATCTCGGCAGTGCCGGGGGGCGCCGCCTCCCCCATGCCGCCCTCGGGGCTGCGGCTCCTGCCGCTGCTGCTACCGCTGCTGTGGCTACTAGTGTTGACGCCTGGCCGGCCAGCTGCGGGACTGTCCACCTGCAAGACCATCGATATGGAACTGGTGAAGCGGAAGCGCATCGAGGCCATCCGCGGCCAGATCCTGTCCAAACTAAGGCTCGCCAGCCCTCCGAGCCAGGTGGACGTGCCTACCGGCCCTCTGCCCGACGCCGTGCTCGCTTTGTACAACAGCACCCGCGACCGGGTGGCGGGGGAGAGCGCCGACCCGGAGCCTGAGCCCGAGGCGGACTACTACGCCAAGGAGGTCACCCGCGTGCTAATGGTGGAAACCAACAACCGTGAGTTAGGAGGGGCCGGGGAGCCCCGAGGGGCCCCCAGGGGGCGCCGGAGTGCAGGGGTCACAGGGAGGAAATTACTGGCAGAGGAAACTGGCTGCAGGACCCATAGGGGCGCCGGATCGAGTGTGTAGGTGTGGGTGTCCTAAAGAGGATGGTGCTAAGTCCCTAGCCCCCTGGTGTCGGGTCTTGGAGAGGAAATAGCGAAGGGGACCACTTTTATAGGGCGACAAGAGCGTGCAGGATCGTGGGGAGAGCCACCTATTAGGAGAGAAGCAGTTGAGGGTAGGTGGGTAAAAAGGACTCCCTTCTACAGGGTGCGCTAGAATGCGGGGTTCCCTTGGCAGAGAGGATGGGGAGAAGCGAAGACTCCAGCATTTGGGAAAGGAGAAGCAGTGAGGATAGCTCCGGGAGTCGTGAGATGGAAAAATCGAAGGACTGGAAAAGTCTAGAACGGACTCAGTTGCAGAGGGAACCAGGAACACGCGGGATGGCAGAGGTCGTGGAGAGATCGACCTTGGGCTTGGGTGTGACAAATGTGGAGGGAAAGAGGGGTGAGGTAGGTGGGAGAAAGAGGTTCGCGGAGACCCCAGGAGGATGCGGAGGATGCACGGGGAAGTGTCGCGGATAGGAACGTGAGAGACAAGCAAGCGAGTCTGCAGGAAATCTAGAATACTGGGTCAGAAGGGGGTTCCAGAGAGGGGAGGTACACATGGGAAAGGTGGACCCGCGAGGCGGGCTCAGCAGCCCCCCGCCTCTCGCCCCAGCGTGGAAGGGAGTGGCTGAGTGACGATTCGAGCCTTAGGGAAAGGCTTAGGGGTGCGGGGCGACTTTACAAGACCGATGTGAGAAAACCCAGTTAGTAGGGGTGAGAAAACCCCACGTGGGTGCCACGCGCGAGGGGAGGAGCCTGCGTATCCAGAAGGGGCTAAGAAGTCCCCGCAGAGCTGAACGCCAGTAGTCTGAACCCCAAAGCTCCAGTTCCTTTTCGGGGAGGCTGGGGAAACCCCAGCGTCCGGCCGCCTcgccctcctcccttccctttccttcccgtGCCCCGGGGGGGCGGGGATCGCGCGCGGAGCCTGGGGCGAGACGAGGCAGGTCCCGTCCCCGCCCTCACGGCTGCGCCTCCAGCCCTCCTCACCCCAACCACGGGCGGGGCGCCTCCCGGGTCCGCCCCGTCGGCGCCCACGCGGGACCCAGGAGTCCCTCTTGGCCTGGAGCCTTGGGGAACGTCCCGTTTCACGTTCCCTTTTTGGGCGGGAGCTTTCGGGTGTCCGCACATTCGTGCACCCAGTTTGTGGCTCCAGCCAAAGGACGCCCCCTCCTCActtgtggcttttttttccccttgtagaAATTCAACAGTAACACCTATTCTTCTTTCTCCCTGAGACTTTTATTTCTCGAGTGTGTCTCCCCATCTCCGTCCTTTTAAATTCTCTCCTGCATCCTCCATTCATTTCTCAGTCCTTGTATAGTCTCCCAGTGTCAGTCTCTCCATCTCTGCGCTcgctctccctcttccctcttccttccctctctccctctctccctctctctccccctccctccctctttctctcccccctcctttctcttcctctcccctccctctctctcttcattcctctctctctctctctctcttcccctgtccccctcttcctcctccctgcctggCCCAGACTCTGCCATCTCTTCCTCAGTGCTGCACCCCCAATCCTTCCTGCCCTCCTGTCTCTTCTCTATCTGTAACCCTCAGCCAAGGCTCTTCCCTTCCTTGGGGTTTTACTGAGTAACCGCTGTACCAAGAATAGGGCTGGGAGGGTGGAGGAACACAAGGAGGAGTAAAGGAAGGGGGCCACAGGAAGGTAAGTGTCCTCTATCTTTCCTCCTGGATTCTCTCTGCCTCTTCGCACCCCCACTGCAGGAGGCCATAGGCACTTGTCCCTGATCTTCTTCCCCCATCCCTTCAGTCATTAGAAGGAACTTCACCTGCTCTAACCAGCTAGGGAACAGAGCGAAGGAAGGAAgcaatcaataataataataataaaattgacaGGGAGAAGCAGCCTGCTTTAGAGGTTAAGATCATAGTCTCTGGAACAGGCTGTCTAAGCTAAATCCCATTCTACCACTTCCTAGTTATGTGACCTTGGGGCAAGTTACACTTGCATCTGTTAAATGGATAGAAGAGCAACTTCTTCGTGGCATTGCTTTGAGGTCTCTGTGTCTCCAGCCTTTTATGTAAAGTACTTTGAACAGCATCTGACAAagagcacttttttttgttttttgagacagtctccctatatagttcaggttggcctggaactccagatcgtcctgcctcagctttccaagtgctgggatacaAGAATGTACCATTAGGCTCTGTGCAAGTAGCGCTCTTACCATACATGTTATTAAGTGACGTGTGCAGACTGCATGTCACATTGTGTTCTTGCATAATATATCCAACTTGCTTCCCTCCCATAATCCTAGTGGTCTAGAAAATCAAGAGACTCAGAGAGAGGAATTAGGAATTCACTTGCCACAGGTCACACAGTGCTTGAGTTAGGAGAGCCTGGGTTGGAAGTCAGGGAGCTTGACAGTATTgctgtttttcaaagaaaactggTTTAGAAACGGGTATGAACTGCCCAATGTCACACAGCTGAGAGGCAGCAGAAGCACTCTCTGATCCCAATGCCCAAGCCCTCGCCCTTAATTTAATCTGCATCTGCATCTGAGGCTGTAAACCCTGGGGAGGTCTAAGCAAGCAGGGGGCGGGGCAGCTCTTGACAAATGATGCTTTTAGGGAGAGAAGGGTGGGTGCGCTGGTCCTAGGAGAAGAAGCAAACCCAGAGAGGAGAAGCCCCTCCTCCAAGGTCAGACTCCAACCTGGAGCCGTGAGCTCCAGAATCCATGTGCCTAGGCTAGGGGTGTACCTACCCCCCCAACCCTGCCAAACCTTGatatcctctctctcttcctcccacctAGCAATCTATGAAAAAACTAAGAACATCGCACATAGCATATATATGTTCTTCAACACATCAGAACTGCGGGAAGCGGTGCCTGACCCCTTGTTGCTGTCCCGGGCAGAGCTGCGTCTGCAGAGGCTGAAGTCACATGTGGAGCAATATGTGGAACTGTACCAGGTGAGGCCAAGAGCCTGAGAGGTGGGGGGCCACAGGGCTGAGGTGTGGCCAGGTGGGTTGGTCCGAAGGCTGTACGATCTCCATAAATGGATCATGAAGGGGGAGCACAGAATGCCGAATCCTAGGGCTGATTAAAACTTGGAGACTGCATCCTAGGCTGTTGAAAGCTGAATGTCAGGACCTGCAGTGTGTctgtgattcacacctgtaatcctagctattcaggaggcagagatcaggattgtggttcaaagccagcccctgccccctggcaaatagttcatgagaccctatcttgaaaatacccaatgcacacacaacacacaaaaggctggggggcatggctcaagtggtagagtgcctgcctagcaagcataaagatgcagacctgagttcaaactccaatactgaaaaacaacaacaacaaaaaaacccacaggaactgctgagaatgtagctcagtgctagagcacttacctagcatgaatGAGATGAGTGACTCCCTAGGTTCCattcttagcaaaaaaaaaaaaaaaaaaaagagagagagagagagagagagaataaaaaaaccCACGGATTTTGCAGGTTGGAATCTCTGGAAAGGTTGTGCGTATTTCTTGGTTAAAATTTaaattgagccaggcatggtgatgcactcctgtagtcccagttactcaggagactgaggcagaaaagATCCCTTAAACCCAGGAATTCAAGGCCGACCTGGGCAAcctagcaagattccatctccactcaggcactggtgtctcacagctgtaatcccagctactcaggatttagagatcaggaggattgaggtttgaagccattgtaagcaaatagtttgcaagaccctatctcgaaaatacacaacacaaaacagagctaatagaggggctcaagtggtagagcacctgcctagcaagcgtgaggccctgagttcaaattccagtactgccaaggtTTTCAAATGCTCTGTAGTTCATGGTTAGCAGCTGCTTTTTTAGACACTACAGATAAAGACCATGTTCAGAAAGTTCTTTTGGAAGACTGCACTGTTTTGGAAGATGGAGTTTCCAGATGGATTGAGGCTTCTAGGGGGGCTGGAGTCTCTAGAAGGTTCTATGATCTAGAACCCATGTTATATGAAACCTTAGACTTGGAGGTGGTAGATATTAACGTCTTGCAATGAGAGAACCTTGTCTACATCAGCTTCTTGGCGTCTAGAGAATTCACTGTGTGTTGTAGCCCCTGAAGTGTTACACAGCACCAGAGATCATTTTACACAAATGTGCTGTCTGAACATTTAGGGGTACAGCCTGGGTACTCTTGGGTTTGTAGAATGTTCCTGTTTCTAGAACTGCCCATTTTCATttcatgtgtgatttttttttttttggcagtactgaggtttgaactcagtgcctcatgcttgctaagcagacattctaccacttgaacccttgCCCAGACCACATGTATGATTCTTCAGATGCCGTGGAACGATGGAGTTAGGAATGACTAAGTTAAGTCGGAATGACTTCTGACATAAGGCCTTAGAAAGCTAGCAACCCTCAGAATGCAGGGtatcaagttttgttttgtttttggtactgggatttgagctcagggcttcacacttgctcagcaggtgctctactggttgagagccactccaccagcccttttttgtgttgtgtattttctctttttttgtggtactggggcttggactcagggcttataccttgagccactccaccagtccttttttgtgatgagtttttttcaagacagggtctcttgaactgtttgtctgTGCTGgtttcaaaccctgatcctcctgatctgtgcctcctgagtagctaggattacaggtgcaagacACTGGTGCCCGGCTCAGGGTGTCAAGTTTGCTGAACCATATGCTCAGCAAGCCCTAGAATTTTCTCAACAGCAGCTTTGCTGTGTGGGCTTTCCAAGCTACAAGGGGCCCAGGGAGGAAATTTGAGACCTAGGGAAGGATAGAGGTGCTGAGGCTGAGATGCCCCTTTCTCTGCCCCTCCACTTGGGTGCTGTGGGCAAGGAGGGAGCCTGCAGGGCCCATGTGTGATGCCTGGGAGGCTGGTGTCTAGGGACTGTGTGGCAGCCCATTTGGGGGAACAGGTAGGGTGGGGAAGTAGTTGTTGTATGTGGGGCATGATGGCATCTCCCCATGGTTCTTTCTCCCTGTTCACCATCCTTCAGAAATACAGCAACAATTCCTGGCGCTACCTCAGCAACCGGAAGCTGACCGCCATTAGTTCGCCTGAGTGGTTGTCCTTTGATGTCACTACCGTTGTGCGGCAGTGGCTGAGCCAAGGAGGTGAGATTGCTTGTGTTATCCACCCCTGTTAGGTAGTGGGGTTAGCCCTATTCATTCTGGGATCATCTTGCCTAGTGTCCTCACCACTCAAAAGCTTGGCCCTCCTCCCTGACATTGACACCTGAGTGACTAATTGATAGATCCATTACAGTTAGTCCATTTCCAGAGCTGTGCTCTCTGCCCTGAGTGAGATGTTGTCACTGGGGACACAGCAGTGACCAGAACAGCTCTGTCCTTTCCCTCATGTTGCTCATGGTCCCTTGGGAGGGTGGATGAGGAAGAGACTGGTAGCCAGGCAGTGACGACTCAAGAGTGGGCAGGGCTGGGATGGAGCCCACAGGAGGAACTGGCTCAGCTTGGACTCAAAGAGGGCTTCCTGAAGGAGGAAACATCTGAGGTGATATTTGAAAGATGAGTAGAGCCTgtcagaagaaaagagacaagagaATCCTATACAAAGATCCTGAAGCCAGATACATTTTATCTGTCCAGAAGAGAACTGTGTTTGTCCTGTTCCTGGCTGAGTCCACAGTGCCTGTATCTC from Castor canadensis chromosome 16, mCasCan1.hap1v2, whole genome shotgun sequence harbors:
- the B9d2 gene encoding B9 domain-containing protein 2 isoform X1 gives rise to the protein MECEREKCPSHHRPASRGQLAPIISVQGGRKARGGACCCPSNNPGTRGERGRGGIAPQISLQERPEGEARTKSGRRPQREDRAMAEVHVIGQIMGATGFSENSLFCKWGIHTGAAWKLLSGVREGQTQVDTPQIGDMAYWSHPIDLHFATKGLQGWPRLHLQVWSQDSFGRCQLAGYGFCHVPSSPGTHQLDCPTWRPLGSWREQLARAFVGGGPQLLHADTIYSGADRYRLHTTAGGTVHLELGLLLRHFDRYGVEY
- the B9d2 gene encoding B9 domain-containing protein 2 isoform X2, with protein sequence MAEVHVIGQIMGATGFSENSLFCKWGIHTGAAWKLLSGVREGQTQVDTPQIGDMAYWSHPIDLHFATKGLQGWPRLHLQVWSQDSFGRCQLAGYGFCHVPSSPGTHQLDCPTWRPLGSWREQLARAFVGGGPQLLHADTIYSGADRYRLHTTAGGTVHLELGLLLRHFDRYGVEY
- the Tgfb1 gene encoding transforming growth factor beta-1 proprotein gives rise to the protein MPPSGLRLLPLLLPLLWLLVLTPGRPAAGLSTCKTIDMELVKRKRIEAIRGQILSKLRLASPPSQVDVPTGPLPDAVLALYNSTRDRVAGESADPEPEPEADYYAKEVTRVLMVETNNPIYEKTKNIAHSIYMFFNTSELREAVPDPLLLSRAELRLQRLKSHVEQYVELYQKYSNNSWRYLSNRKLTAISSPEWLSFDVTTVVRQWLSQGEVIEGFRFSAHCSCDNKDNILQVEINGITPKRRGDLGTIHDMNRPFLLLMATPLERAQHLHSSRHRRALDTNYCFSSTEKNCCVRQLYIDFRKDLGWKWIHEPKGYHANFCLGPCPYIWSLDTQYSKVLALYNQHNPGASASPCCVPQALEPLPIVYYVGRKPKVEQLSNMIVRSCKCS